From a region of the Flavobacterium branchiarum genome:
- a CDS encoding DUF5522 domain-containing protein: protein MNEQNKENKLIEGEDFYYTPEGYKCFTEKHHLKRGYCCKSGCRHCPYGYDKKTGQIKK from the coding sequence ATGAATGAACAAAATAAGGAAAATAAATTAATTGAGGGCGAAGATTTTTATTATACTCCCGAAGGATATAAATGTTTTACCGAAAAACACCATTTAAAAAGAGGTTATTGTTGTAAAAGTGGCTGTCGCCATTGCCCCTATGGATATGACAAAAAAACAGGACAAATTAAAAAATGA
- a CDS encoding 1-aminocyclopropane-1-carboxylate deaminase/D-cysteine desulfhydrase, producing MNQNIHTLFPNNISLTIKREDLIHPFISGNKYRKLKYNLLQAKAENQETLLTFGGAFSNHIAAVAYAGKESGFKTIGIIRGEELIDKIEGNPTLKFAQENGMEFEFVSREEYRLKSEIDFQDNLRKKFGAFYLVPEGGTNELAVRGCEEILTAEDAAFNYVCCAVGTGGTISGISNSALPNQKVLGFPALKGDFLQDEIRIFAKKHNWELIADYHFGGYGKVDSELIAFINQFFDENQIPLDPIYTGKMFFGVIDLIKKNYFPANSKILLIHTGGLQGIKGMNMKLMNKNLPIIKSNV from the coding sequence TTGAATCAAAACATACACACACTATTTCCTAATAATATCTCCCTTACCATTAAAAGAGAAGATTTGATTCATCCTTTTATTTCAGGGAATAAGTATCGGAAATTAAAATACAATTTACTTCAGGCGAAAGCTGAAAATCAAGAAACACTACTGACATTTGGAGGAGCTTTCTCTAATCATATTGCTGCAGTGGCTTATGCAGGAAAAGAAAGTGGATTTAAAACCATTGGAATTATTCGCGGTGAGGAACTTATTGATAAGATAGAGGGGAATCCTACTTTGAAATTTGCTCAGGAAAACGGAATGGAATTTGAATTTGTGAGCAGAGAAGAATATCGACTTAAAAGCGAAATAGACTTTCAGGATAATCTTAGAAAGAAATTTGGAGCGTTTTATTTAGTACCCGAAGGAGGAACAAATGAGCTAGCAGTTCGAGGTTGTGAAGAGATTCTAACAGCTGAAGATGCTGCGTTTAATTATGTATGTTGTGCAGTAGGAACGGGAGGTACTATCTCAGGAATTAGCAATAGTGCGTTGCCAAATCAAAAAGTTTTAGGGTTTCCAGCGTTAAAAGGGGATTTTTTACAAGATGAAATTCGTATTTTTGCAAAGAAACATAATTGGGAACTGATTGCGGACTACCATTTTGGTGGTTATGGTAAAGTCGATTCTGAGCTAATTGCCTTTATTAATCAGTTTTTTGATGAAAATCAGATACCATTGGATCCAATTTATACAGGAAAGATGTTTTTTGGCGTTATAGATTTAATTAAGAAAAACTATTTTCCTGCAAATTCTAAAATTTTATTGATTCATACAGGAGGATTACAAGGAATAAAAGGAATGAATATGAAGCTGATGAATAAAAACTTACCAATAATTAAAAGCAATGTTTAA
- a CDS encoding glucosaminidase domain-containing protein, whose amino-acid sequence MFKKTLLVLLTITLIGCNASKPAIVTTQKKATNHKQKVAIHTKKSPTYTKPSSNSKTEVIESTSRTVVTNNLIGDYISQYKDIAMGNMKNYGIPASIILAQGILESGAGKGNLAVSSNNHFGIKCHKDWTGESVRHDDDSLQECFRKYKDPSESFRDHALFLTGKKRYATLFTYEKGDYKAWAKGLRAAGYATDPKYPEKLISYIERYELHQYDNQAMGKDFIIVEKTTTVVVPRTPDPANSTNSLASYEVQKGDTLYSISRKFNLLVDDLKQKNNLSDNTLSIGQRLIVK is encoded by the coding sequence ATGTTTAAAAAAACACTCTTAGTCTTACTAACGATAACTTTAATTGGTTGTAACGCAAGCAAACCTGCAATTGTAACGACCCAAAAGAAAGCTACTAATCACAAACAAAAAGTAGCTATCCATACTAAGAAAAGCCCCACTTATACTAAGCCATCATCAAATAGTAAAACGGAGGTTATTGAGTCAACTTCAAGAACGGTTGTTACTAATAATCTAATTGGAGATTATATTTCTCAGTATAAAGATATTGCAATGGGCAATATGAAAAATTACGGAATTCCTGCAAGTATTATTCTGGCACAAGGAATTTTAGAATCAGGTGCAGGAAAAGGAAATTTAGCTGTTTCATCAAATAATCATTTCGGAATAAAATGCCATAAGGACTGGACTGGCGAAAGTGTTCGTCACGATGATGATTCGTTACAGGAGTGTTTTAGAAAATACAAAGATCCATCAGAATCATTTCGTGATCATGCTTTATTTTTAACTGGAAAGAAACGTTATGCAACATTGTTTACTTACGAAAAAGGAGATTATAAAGCTTGGGCAAAAGGATTAAGAGCTGCAGGATATGCTACTGATCCTAAATATCCAGAGAAATTAATTAGTTATATTGAACGTTATGAATTGCATCAATATGACAATCAGGCTATGGGCAAAGACTTCATTATAGTCGAAAAAACAACCACAGTTGTTGTTCCAAGGACTCCTGATCCAGCAAATAGTACAAATAGCCTTGCTTCGTACGAAGTTCAGAAAGGAGATACATTGTATTCGATTTCAAGAAAATTCAACCTACTTGTTGATGATTTAAAGCAAAAAAATAATCTTAGCGATAACACGCTTTCTATCGGACAGCGGTTAATTGTAAAGTAA